In Arenicella xantha, the genomic window CCTCATAGGCCTTATCAAGGTTTGCTTGCAAGGACGCCCATGCTTGCGGATTCCAGTCATAATACGGCGGCTGATCTGTGCCACTCGCGACACCACGACGCGTTTCCGCGACCAATTCACTGATCGTGGCTCGCTCGTGGTCATTAATTTCGTTGCCACTCTCGACCTTCAATAGACATAAGTGTTCGGCAGTATTGTATGCCTTAGCTAAGTCTTTAAGACCAAGCGTGCGTGCATTACCTAATAGCGTATGCAAGGAGATCGACAACTCATCATCTTCAGTCACATACAAAGGCTTACTTTCAAGCAGCTCGTCAACCTTGTTTAACTTGATCATGGCTTCTTGAGAAAAAATCGAACGCATCTCAGAATTATTGATGATAGAAAACGAATGGCTATCCGCATCATCCTCATCATCTTCCTCAACAGCTAAAGTTTCATCGCTCAGCTCTATAACGGAATCTTCTTCAAGCACCATCTCACTAGCAAATTCGATAATACTGCTCTCGGAACTCATTTCGAGAATATCGGCCAACTCTTCGTCACTTGGTGCTTCGTAGTCTCCGCCGGCGAATTCTTCTTCGTCCTCAAGCTCGATTTCCTCTAGAGAAAAATCAGCGACTTCGAGCTTCGGTGTATCTGCAACCAAGATCTCATCGGCAGAATCGTCTAACTCATCCTCAAGGATTAAAGAGCTTGAATCGATCTCAACAATTGAATGCTCTTCACCGGACATTTCTATGCTTTCGACATCAAGACTCTCGTGATCGTCTTCGGCATCAGCAGTTGGCGCAACGACCTCAACAGCCGCCGCCTTTTCAACACTAGTTTCTTCAACACTAGGCTTATCACTACTAAGTGATTGCTGAGTGTCAGCTTCTTGGGCCTCGGGTTCCTCGTCCTTACCTTCCAAAGCAGCCAATACTTGTTCTGTTTTTTGACCCCAAATAGACGTGTCTAAAAGATGCTGATTCGCATAACGCTGGTCCACTTGCTTTTCAAACTCATCGAGCGCTTCACGAGCAAATGACAAGATGCCCTTGGTCAATGGCTTATCGGTATCCAACACGTAGTTGAATAGCGACTCACTAAACCAGGCAACTTCACCAACATCATTGAGCCCGACCATGCGAGCACTACCTTTAAGCGTGTGAAAAGCCCGACGTAATTCGCGAATCGCCGTACGATCCGTCAAATTGGACTCACACAGCGCATGCTGTATATTGGCCTCACCAAGTACTTCGACGCTTTCTTCGAGGAATACCTCGAAAATTGTTTCGTCTACTTCCGGCGCATCTTTCGGATCCACCGCATGCTGTTTACCGATTTCGGTTGAAGATAACGTCGACTCTGATGCCTCTGGCATGTCTTCGCCAAGCTCGGCGACATCCATTTCATCAAAGAATCGGACATCATCATCTTCTTGAGACTCGATCGCCGATTTCTTGTAAATCAACTCGGCATCTTGATCTAACTCTTCTTGAGTCTCCTCAGTACCATAGAGCGTAATAATCTGCTCTGTAATACCGGCCATATTGTTTTGTAGATTATTGGTGATATTGTCAGTCAGAAAACTAGGGTTCTGAGATATCACATCAACTAAACGATCTTGCTCACGAACCAAGTGTTCAACCTCGGCGAGCTTAGTCTTTTTGGCTAAAATGGTTAAATCGCGCAGACTCGATTTCAAATTGGTGAACAAGTCGAAGTCTGATTGATTGGTTAACCATGAGAACAGCGAGTCCGACGCAACATCAAGAAGATCTTCGACGTCATCACGTGAAACTTTTTTACCAATCGCAACTTCTAAATCAGTAATACTGCGATCCAACAGATAGTCCATGCCAGAACGGTTGTTTTGCAACCCTTTGACATACTCTTCCATCGTTCCAATCGCAATTGCAAGCGCTTCAACTAACTCAGAAGTCGGCACTTTTTCGGCCTTTTCAAGCGCCACAAATTGCTCTTCAGCCATCTTCAATAGAAGACCAACCTTCTGCTCTCCAAGCACCTGCAGTGCGCCACGAACTTGACGAATTTTACCGCTAATACCTTCCAGAACCGCAGGGTCATCAGGCTTCTTAGCAAACACTTCTAAGTTTGCCTCGATCTCCTTCAAATTACCTTCAACTTCACTACCGACCACATCCAGCAGTGCTTTACGCTCACTACCAGTCAGATTTGAGCCATCCATCGATTCACTCAAATCTTCTTGATTAACCAACGCCAATAAAGCGCGCTGCTTAAGCTGGCCATTTTGCAGCCAATTCTGATCCACTTCAGTCGGATGATTAATACTGCTTTCAACAAACATTAAGCCGGAAGCAAGATGAAAACCGGTATCATCGTTAGCCTCGATAACGCCCGAGCGTATGCCTCGCACCACATCGGCTGCTGATGAAATAACTTCTTTTACAATTCCTACTTCTTGCTTCTCACAAGCTGCTTCAACCAATGACAACTGCTCGAGTATTTCAGTCAAGCTGCTCGTATCAGATTGTTCTGTCTCAAAATAATTACTGACTAGTTGTCGAATCAGCGCTAACGGCAAGTCAGAATTATTCTTGACTGACTCTAAACTAAGCTCAAGGGCCTCAAAACTAACCGCCTCTGTTTGCAATTTAAGAGCAGGGAAATATTCTTGCAATTTAAACGCATCGACAATCTCGTCCATCCGTTCAGTTCGTTTTTCACCGACACCAGTGTAGAACAACATGATTTTGACCAGCTCTTCGCCGGGGTCACGCACCAGTGCGGATTCGCCCTGCAACTCAAGGTCACGAAAACGATCATCTATTTGTCGAAAAATACGAACGTGCACAGCCTTATTGGTAATGTCGTTGTGCTTAACAAAATCAGCATACGCTGACGCGACCCACCAAAGTCGAGCAACAGAACTAAACGTGCTCATCTGCAAAAGCTTCTCGATAACCATTTTCATTTTATCAATGGCGGTATCATCAACACCACGCAACCACTGCAATAAAAATGATTGATAATGGGCACGCAGCGCTTTTGCACGCTCTATGTACTCCTTATCTTTCAAGGCACTCTTCGAGTTGATTTCGGGAAATACTTCGATCATTGGTGAAAACAATGACGAAATTTCTATCCCTTCCAAGCCACGAACCGAACGGATCTGATTGATCAGTTCAACAACGTCGGTCGGATTTTCGGGCAGCCCTTTTTCAATTCGAGCGAAGGTAGCTTTAAGCGCATTAAACCCGCTTTCAAGCAACACAACAAAGGTCGACTTGCCGATTTTTGAATCATCAGAAGTGAAGTCTTCAACCAACAGCTCGCCTTCCATCATCAACGATGATAGAGACTTCATTTCTAACATTTGCAAGGACCCTACGACCTGGTGCAAATGGTTGCTCAAACCAAATAACTTCGCCTTATCATCAGTCGTGATGTATTGCTGAAGTTCTTTGTTTGCATTGTCGAGCGTTAGCTCAACTTCGCCTTTTACCCACTTAAAGGTCTCAAGATCTATATTCGAATAGATTGACATATCAGGTCTCAGTGTTCGTTCATTTTCTGAATCTGATTAACTGAACGGCCTTCAATTAATTTGCTGGCAGTTTGAATCGTGATACGGATGTTTCTAGGTCTTTCGCTAGTTCCAACAATTTCGCAATCGAGTTAGCTGATTCTTGTGCTTTGCGGGACGTCTCAGTAGAGGAGTCACTTACCTGTGTCACTTGTTCCGACACTCGGGTAACCGTTTCCGCCTGCTGGTTTGAACCCGCCGAAATACCCTGCACTAGGGCTGACAAAGTTTGCGACACTCGCTCAATTTCTGCCAGTGCATTACCGGCCGAGTCAGCAACTTTGGTACCACTGACCACTTGTTGCGTCGCTTTTTCCATTGAAAGAACCGCGTCATTAGTATCGTTCTGAATGGTGGTTACCAGTTCAGCAATTTTCTTTGTTGCCTCAGTAGACCGTTCCGCCAGACTTTGTACCTCATCCGATACAACCGCGAAACCGCGACCAGCCTCACCGGCCATCGATGCCTGAATCGCCGCGTTCAGTGACAAGATATTTGTTTGTTCAGCAATATCATCAATCAGCGCCACAATGTCTCCAATGCGTTGCGAACTTTCACCAAGTCGCTTGATACGCTTAGATGTATCTTGGATCTGCTCACGCATGTCTTCCATGCCCGAGATAGTGTCACGCACCGCCTGCGCTCCCTGCTCCGCAGCCTTCAATGATTCCGATGCCATGTCTGACGAGCTATTCGCTTGCTCTGACATTTGACGCATACCAGCCGTCACTTCTTGCATCAATGCCGCCGCCGCGGATATTTGCTCAGCCTGAGTCATATTCGATTGCGAAACTGATTGCGCGTTACTTACCGCCAATTCTGATTCGTTCGCCACCTGAATCGAGGCGCGGTTAATTTGAGATACCAGTTCACGCATCTCGATTACCGCAAAGTTAACGGAGTCAGCAATCGCACCAGTAATCTGGTCGGTTACCTCGGCCTCTACCGTTAGATCTCCATCCGCAAGCGCGCTCATTTCGTCAAGCAACTTCAAAATAGATTCTTGTTGGTCAGCCAGCGTTTCTTCTAAGCCCGCGTCATGCGCAACCAATTCACTGGTTTGAGCCTGACTGTAACGCCATAAAGAGAACACACCAAATAGCGCCAGCAACAGTGGTAACAAGATAGCAAGCTGATTTAACCGACCGGTCAAGCCTTGATTACTGGCAGCCTGAACTGATTGCGCTAGAGTTGCCCCTTGATCACGAACCGATTGCAACGAGGCTCTCGATTCGGTTAGTGCCGCAGCTCTGTCGCCGATTTCCAAAACACGTGTTTCGAGGTCAGCGTACTGAGCCCGTAGTGGCTCGGCTGCAGTGGCAACTACTGTAGATGAGTTACTTACGATTCGATTAAGCGTTTCCTGTAATCGCACCATCAAGCCATTCTGCGCATCAGCCAACTGAGGCAAATTTGATTCAGGTAAGAAGTAACCTCGCAAAGTAGTCGACAACCGCCCCAAAATACCGTTCAGGTTTGATGCTTCAGAAGTCAAAAATAAATATTTGTCTTTCGATGCACCGGTATCTTTATTGCGACCCTCTCGCGCTACCGCCTCAACAAAGCCCACCGAGTCACCAACCACTTTGGTCAATCGCCCAGTTAGAGCCTGCAACCGCTGCTTAACCTCTTGAACATCACCTTCGTTAGCTAAGAACTGTTGTGTTGCCGCCTTATAGGCTGACCACTGTTCAGTCACCGCACTGTTTGCTTCACCATTGCCAAACAATGCGCCAGCAATCTTCTCGGACATGCCATCTGGAGTCACTAAGCGATTGATTGCATCTTCGGTTCCAGCAATATTTTCTTTTAGGGGCTCGTAACGACCGCCTACTTCGGTAAGTGCTTGCGCTGCAGAAGTCGTAGTGAGGTTGATCTTATTCACCACCTCGGAAACCTGATCCACTCGCTGTTTCTGCGACGAAACCGCTGGCGATAACAACAACGTAGACAATAACGCGAGGCCAAATGCCAACAACGTTAAAATCATCCACAGTCGCTCGCTAGAGGAACTCTCTTTAGAAACGGCAATGACTTCTTCAGACTCTAGATCTTCCAACCCATCAAGATCAGCTAACTCTGCATCATCATAAAGACTCTGCAAATCATCGTCATCACTTACAATATCGTCGAGGTCGAGAATATCATTGTCAATATTGCTTTTCGGATCACTCATTTTTCCACCTATTACCTTGCGCCACTCTTTTTAGTCGGCGGCCTGTTCATGTATCGCTATCTACTTACCCAAAAAAGATAAGGTTCAGTGCCTTACTGAACCTCTCGAAACTGCTCTGATGCTAACAATTTACTCACATTCAAACGGTACCAGTCTTGCCCATCGGCCCGGTACCCTTTATCAACAAACGCACTCAAACCATCAAGCGCTTCTTGTTTATCATCAAGGCTAGACATTTCGTCAGACTCATTGAAATATCGAAACCCAATTACCCGGTTTACCAAGATAGAGCTTTGCACCGCCTCTTCCGCCAACAGCAACAAATGCCCTTTTTTAGCCTGAATTGCTCGGCCATAACCGGCAAACAAAGACAAATCGGTAACCGAATACAAAACCCCTTTAGAATTAACCAAGCCGCGCATCCACGCCTTAGTCTGCGGAACAATCATTAAGTTCTCACATACCGACACTTCTTTAACATCGGTTGCTTCGCAATAAAAATTCACACCATTAACCACGTAAGCAATGTTTTTGGTGCCCGCTGATTGAGTCGAATAAGTTAGACCCTGCGCCGCTAACGCAATCGCTTCGGAACGAAGTTGACTGAGTAGCTCGAATGGTGCGTTTTGTTGCATATTGGAATAAACCTATGATTAATCTAGGCCAGCAGCGACTTAAGCTTGCTGAGTAAAAGCTTAGGATTAGCTGGCTTCACCAAATAATCCGTTGCACCTTGTCGCTCGGCCCACACTTTGTCAGTTTGCTGTGATTTCGAGCTAAGCATCAAAATCGGAATTTCAGCAGTTTCAAGCTGCCTCGAAATAGCGCGCGTCGCTTGGAAGCCGTTCATCTCAGGCATAACCACATCCATCAAGATGCAGTCAGGTTTAATATCTTTTGCCATCTCAATTCCATCTTGACCTGAAGGGGCATAAGCCACCTTGTAGCCACCGTGATCCAGAATATTTTTCACGTAAAGAAAGTCAGTTTTAGAATCATCAACAACGAGAATAGTTTTAGTAGACATAGCTTTTTATTTGGTAGTGTTTTATCGAACAGAGCATTTCGCGATTTTTTGACGCATTGAAACCCTATCTTTAAACATAGCGATTAATCGCTTCTAATAATTCACTCTTGGTGAATGGTTTATTAATATGTTGCTCAGATCCAGCTACTCGGCCGCGCGCTCGATCAAACAAACTATCTTTACTCGACAGCATTATCACGGGCGTATTGCGGAAGTAGCTATTGTTTTTGATCAACTTACAAGTCTGATACCCGTCCAGCCTAGGCATCATAATATCAACAAATATGATATCTGGTCGCGTATCGGTAATCACCGACATCGCCTCAAACCCATTTGTTGCTGTAAAGACCTCGTAACCCTCTTTCTTTAATATTGTTTCAGCCGTCATACGGATCGTATTACTGTCGTCGATAACCATTACGCGACGTTGAGCTGGGGTTTTACTAGAGCTTTCTGACATACATGTACTCTGATCCAAAAATGAGTTATTAAACCTTGTAGGGAAGGTCTAAGGCAAGCCCGTAGAATGCAGACCGCTGTCAAGTAATTAGCAGGACATTGGAGCTGCGATAGGTGAACTTTTACGATCGCCCCTATTCTACAAAAGCCAATCTAAGCGAGTTTCACAACTTACGGGCTTAAATTATTGTTATTAATATCGTTTACACTCTATAACATACATCATTGAACTTTTTTTGTTAATCAAAAAGTGACATTTAATGAGCATCTTATGAATTTTGCTTTTTTTTCGTGTAGTCCAGACTTTTGCTTATAATGGCGATCAACACAAGCACTTGTTGCAAATACAGAAGCAGTTTGACTCATTTTGCACTAATTTAATCGTCCAATACGGCCTTCACCACATGCTAGCAACCCGTTGTTTAAACCAATCTCTATGCCACACAGTTGACAAGCAACTTGGCGCGACCTCATGAATTGGGTAGTGTACGTGCTACGCTGCGCCGACGACTCTTTGTACACTGGCATCACCAAGGATATTGAACGACGCATCTATGAACACAATGAGTGTGACCAAAAAGGAGCAAAATACACGCGCGCGCGCCGCCCCGTCAAGCTGGTATACCAAGAACCTCACGAAGATCGCGCCTCAGCCAGCCAACGTGAGCACGCCATTAAGCAACTATCACGATCACAGAAGTTAGGCTTGGTAAACGCCTCATGAGCCAACGCAAACTAAATCGCCGACAAGCATGGCGAGCCGAAAAGATCCAGGCCGAACGTAGCGCTCGCTCTCAGAAAGAAGAACGAAACCTGTCTCGCCAAGTTCAGTCAGGCTTACTAAGCAGCGAACAAACCGGATTAGTGATATGCCGGTATAGCAAACATTTTGAAATCGAAGCCATGGAAGGACAAGACCAAGGCGAAATACATAAATGCACAGCACGCACCAATCTCGGCTCGATTGTCGCTGGCGACCAAGTCACTTGGCGGGCAGGCAGTGATGGCACCGGTGTCATCGAAGCGCGTTTAGAGCGACGTAGCATTCTTGAACGACCGGATAATTTCGGAAAGTTAAAGCCTGTTGCCGCCAACATTGACCAGATGCTGATTGTGATCGCCTGCGAACCGACTCCACAAATCAACCTGATTGACCGTTATTTAGTCGCCGCCGAGCTAATGCACGTTCGACCGATCATCGTACTCAATAAAGCCGATTTACTGAACGATCAAAACTCTAGCGAACTCAATGCCCTGCTGGAAATTTATCAATCATTAGGCTATCACGTCGAAAAAATTATCAGCTCACGACACCAACCAGCTGAGCTAGCGGATTTACCAAGCTTGATTGATCAGCGCACCAGCATTGTCGTCGGCCAATCGGGAGTCGGCAAGTCGTCGTTTATCAACACACTATTACCGGAAGCCAATTTAGCCGTAGGTGACTTATCAACTAGCACCAGAGAAGGCACACACACTACCACTCAGGCCAAGCTATTCCACCTGCCGTGCGGTGGACAACTGATTGACTCGCCCGGCATTAGAGACTTCAGTCTATGGCACATTGACCCACCACAACTGCAACAAGGATTTATTGAGATTGCCGCGCTGCTTGGCCAATGCCGCTTCCGCGACTGTAAACACGAACACGAACCTGGCTGCGCCATCTTACTAGCCGCCGAGCAAGAAACAATCCATCCATTACGCTTCGAAAGTTATGAACGCATCAAAGCAGCAATCCTCGACCAACAGTCCCGAGGGCTCAATCTGGATAGCTACTAGTCGACATTAACCAGCCACGTCAAAGCGATAAGTGCCACTGCAGAGTTGAGGCAAGACCTCCACCTCAGCGTCAGATTCCGCCATAGCCGCTTCGATCCAAGTGAGATAACAAGCTCGATTTAATCGCGCCCATAGGTCATACCTAACATGCAGATATGGTACCAGCTGCCCTCGGTAGTTACGCAACTGCACTGGATGCGCGGCACTCACAATAACTTGCTCTTGAGTATTGGTTGTGGCAACCCAGTTACCATCAACTCGCTCGACCTGCTGCACAACATATGGAACATCAGCAACCTTGATGCGTAGCTTCTCTGCCGGCGTCACCAAAAAATATTGATCATTTTCAAACCACAGAATGCTTGCAAAAAGACGAACCAACGACAGTCGCTTAAAGGGCGCACCTTCATGTTGCCAAATGCCATCACTATCAATAGTGATATCAATTTCGCCAAGTTGCTTAGGCTTCCACGTATCGACAGGCGGTTGTGAGCGTGCGTCAATTTGCTGACTGATTTTTTCTAGCTGATTCATAACCCAAGTATAACGAGCCTCAGTGAAACAGCAATTGCACCATAAGCCGAGGTTAAAATCATTCAACACAATAGATCTCCGGCACCTCATCAAGCACCGCTAGCACACACTACCTAATTGCAGTCCAGCGATAGGCATGGCAATCTGACACTTTACCTCTTACTCCGGAATTTTTGCCATGTATGAACTACACCCAACACTAAAAGCCGACACCATCGCCATTGGCGACCTCAATTTATGTGAACTTCGGTTGATGAATAATGCGTTGGTACCATGGCTAATCTTAGTGCCGAAGCGTCCAAACATCAGTGAAGCCTATCAATTGTCCGAGGACGAGCAAATTCAACTGTGCCAGGAAACCAGCCTGATATCGGAACTGACCATGCAGATATTCCAAGGCGACAAGCTGAACACAGGCGCGATCGGCAACATCGTGCCGCAACTGCATATACACATCGTGATTCGCTATCAAGTTGATCCCGTGTGGCCCAAACCGGTATGGGGCAACATTGAGGAACACCCTTACACACATGAAGAAATCAAACTAGTACGCCAAACTCTGCACACCTCCATTCAACAAAAGTTAGCGCGATTTCGCCCTCATTAGCCACACTCCTTTAAAAAACAGTATTAGCCATTGCGTGGCGTCCGTCATATCCATTGGTATTCAGTCATTAGCCGGAAGCATATTATGCTGAAAACATCACTTTAAACTAAAATATTGCGCTTCAATTGGTGCGTTTTCAAGGGGATATTCTTGCCGTATCTCGGCAGAATGAGACTTACACAGCTGTAGATTTCTTATAAGCCACAACCTTGTTATGAGTAAAAATGCCATGAGTATGAGCAATGGTCTCGCTGAACGCGAACAAACAGACCCAACCCAATCCGCAGAACTCGCTGCCCTGCGAAAAGCAATTGCCGCAACTAAACATGTCGATGAGCACCGCTTTGTAAGCGACTTAATCGATAAGCCGGTCCTCAACGAGGCTCAGCGCAAAAACGTAACTGAACATGCTCAAACACTGGTCCGAGCCTGCCGTAAAGACACCAATAGCCAAACACTATTAGATTCGTTTTTACAAGAATTCGGGCTATCTAATAAAGAGGGCGTGGCACTTATGTGTTTGGCTGAAGCCCTACTTCGCGTTCCCGACAAAACCACAGCAGACCGACTCATCGCTGAAAAAATAACGTCTGGCGACTGGCGTAGTCACAATGGGCGATCAGAATCACTGTTCGTTAATGCGGCAACATGGGGCATGATTCTCACCGGCAAGTTAATCAAGCTTGACGAAGAAATCACTCAGCAACCTGGGTCATGGCTCAAGACCTTGTCTTCCAACTTGAGCGAACCAGTTGTGCGCCGCGCAATTCTACAGGCCATGCGGATTATGGGCGGGCAATATGTATTAGGTCGCAGCATTGAGGAAGGCGCGCGAAAAGGCGCAAAATATAACTCAGTCGACACACGCTACTCATTTGATATGTTAGGCGAGGCCGCTCGCACTGAGCATGATGCCGAGAGATATTATCAAGCGTATTCCAACTCAATCGATCGTATCGGCGCACTGAACAAACAATCCGACGTTTACACCTCGGATGGCATATCAGTAAAACTTTCAGCCTTACATCCACAATATCATTTTGCTCACTATCAAACAGTGATGGATGAGCTCCTGCCAAAAATTACCGAGCTATGCAGAAAAGCTAAGCACTACAACATTGGCATCAGCATTGATGCCGAGGAAGCAAGTCGCCTAGAAATGTCGATCGACCTGTTTGAAGCCCTGTGTCGTCACCCAGATTTACAGCAATGGGACGGTCTCGGATTTGTCATGCAAGCATACCAAAAGCGCGCACCAGCTCTCGCTAACTGGCTCATTGCTATCGGTCGAGACACTAACCGGAAAATTATGGTTCGTTTAGTTAAAGGCGCGTATTGGGATGCCGAAATAAAGCACGCGCAAGAGCAAGGCTTGCCCGACTATCCGGTGTTCACTCGAAAAGTAAATACCGATGCGTGTTATATGACCTGCGCAAAAAGCCTACTCGAAGCTAAAGACACAATATTTCCTCAATTTGCCACGCATAATGCTTATACCGCGGTCGCAATTCTCGGCATATCCGACGCGGCAGGCAACCGTAACTTCGAGTTCCAACGCTTACATGGCATGGGCGAATTACTCTATAAACACCTGCTTAAATCGTCCGCTGCGAAGGACATCCCATTGCGTGTTTATGCACCGATCGGTCAACACGAAGACCTGTTGCCGTACTTGGTGCGACGACTCCTAGAAAACGGTGCCAATAGCTCATTCGTAAACCGCTTTTTAGACGATGACACTCCCGTCATCGAGCTAATTCAAGACGTTTACCAAGATGTTGCCAGTCATCCGCAATACCGGCATAGCAAAATCCCCGTCCCCAGCAACTTATTTATTGCCGCTGGTGAGGCTCGAATCAACGCGCGGGGAATCGATCTTGACGACGCCCAATCAGTGTCACAGGTCACTGAAGCAATGGAGCGAGTTGCTCAGCAAACCATTGAGGCACACTCGATCATCAATGGCCGTTCAACACCGGCAGAACCGGTGAACATTTTCAATCCTGCCAACATTAAACAGGTCGTCGGCCATAGCAGTTATGCCAACGCGACAATGATTGAGACAGCGCTTTCCAGTGCTGACAAATTTCAGCCGGACTGGCGTTCAAAACCCGCTATAGAACGAGCAACTGTGCTTGAAAAAACAGCCGACTTACTCGAGCAAAATATGCTCGAACTGATGGGCATAATCAGCTTGGAAGCAGGCCGTACAATTCCTGATTGCGTTTCAGAAGTCCGAGAAGCTATCGACTTCTGTCGCTATTACGCCATGCAAGCAACTCAAGGCTCGCTGAGTCAATCAGATGCGCAGGGACGCGGAGTATTCTTTTGTATCAGCCCGTGGAATTTTCCGTTAGCTATCTTTGTTGGCCAGATTTCAGCCGCGCTAGTCGCCGGCAACTGTGTACTCGCTAAACCAGCCGAACAAACCCCGCTAGTTGCGGCACGCGCAGTCGAGCTCTTTTTACAGGCCGGATGCCCGCCCCAAGCATTGCAATTGATTCTAGGCGAAGGCGCTTTCGTTGGCGGACTATTAACCAGTGACCCTCGAATCCAAGGCGTAGCCTTTACCGGATCGACACTCACCGCTCAACGCATCAACCAAACCATCGCCACTCGTTCAGGCGGAACCATTCCAATTATCGCCGAAACCGGCGGTCAAAATTGCATGATTGTCGACTCCACCGCGCTACCGGAGCAAGTAGTCGACGATGTCATATCGTCCGCGTTTCACAGCGCCGGACAACGATGCTCAGCGCTGCGAGTGCTGTTTTTACAAGACGTAATCGCCGACAAAGTCTTGACCATGCTAGAAGGCGCAATGCAAGCCGTCCGCGTCGATGACCCCGCGAAACTTAGTGCCGATATAGGCCCAGTGATTGAC contains:
- the putA gene encoding bifunctional proline dehydrogenase/L-glutamate gamma-semialdehyde dehydrogenase PutA yields the protein MSKNAMSMSNGLAEREQTDPTQSAELAALRKAIAATKHVDEHRFVSDLIDKPVLNEAQRKNVTEHAQTLVRACRKDTNSQTLLDSFLQEFGLSNKEGVALMCLAEALLRVPDKTTADRLIAEKITSGDWRSHNGRSESLFVNAATWGMILTGKLIKLDEEITQQPGSWLKTLSSNLSEPVVRRAILQAMRIMGGQYVLGRSIEEGARKGAKYNSVDTRYSFDMLGEAARTEHDAERYYQAYSNSIDRIGALNKQSDVYTSDGISVKLSALHPQYHFAHYQTVMDELLPKITELCRKAKHYNIGISIDAEEASRLEMSIDLFEALCRHPDLQQWDGLGFVMQAYQKRAPALANWLIAIGRDTNRKIMVRLVKGAYWDAEIKHAQEQGLPDYPVFTRKVNTDACYMTCAKSLLEAKDTIFPQFATHNAYTAVAILGISDAAGNRNFEFQRLHGMGELLYKHLLKSSAAKDIPLRVYAPIGQHEDLLPYLVRRLLENGANSSFVNRFLDDDTPVIELIQDVYQDVASHPQYRHSKIPVPSNLFIAAGEARINARGIDLDDAQSVSQVTEAMERVAQQTIEAHSIINGRSTPAEPVNIFNPANIKQVVGHSSYANATMIETALSSADKFQPDWRSKPAIERATVLEKTADLLEQNMLELMGIISLEAGRTIPDCVSEVREAIDFCRYYAMQATQGSLSQSDAQGRGVFFCISPWNFPLAIFVGQISAALVAGNCVLAKPAEQTPLVAARAVELFLQAGCPPQALQLILGEGAFVGGLLTSDPRIQGVAFTGSTLTAQRINQTIATRSGGTIPIIAETGGQNCMIVDSTALPEQVVDDVISSAFHSAGQRCSALRVLFLQDVIADKVLTMLEGAMQAVRVDDPAKLSADIGPVIDQPAYAALQTHIDYIAPLSRQHYRVEVSPELLEKGLFFQPQVFEIDSLNQLDHEVFGPVLHVIRYNIKDISSVIEQINATGYGLTLGVHSRISAFADFVYRNTRVGNTYINRNTIGAMVGVNPFGGKGLSGTGPKAGGPNYLHRFQRQTDTRDIPAKLAHIHRAFSAVEPNQDDKTAIARALSSQKTWSRLASNERCAKLLAALTKTDTEQTITASKIIKRINTDLHDQQILPGPTGEENILFCGARGLVLIPVHDALSATDLTAMLSIIVATGNTVLLHTSSSSSRAMVESIRVLIGAAMPSGVLQLSEAENLGSLLAHTDISAIVASTSFPDIQAVRKLLADRTGPITQLIEFDSSVSNPNRSSNYVSFLIDERTKTDNLVARGGNTQLFNLTEA